Part of the Halalkalibacter krulwichiae genome is shown below.
GAATGATTGTTGAAATTCCTTGTTATAAACTAGATCATTATCAGTTAAAAGAAGGTGACACACTGTGGGGGATTTCTAGGAGCTTTCAGATGCCGCTTGATCGCTTAATCTTAGTTAATCAAAGTGTGAATCCAATAAAGTTAAGTGTTGGAGACTGTATTCTTATTCCGACAAGGTTAAGTGAACTACATTCTAGTAATAACCCAATTACTAAATGAGCATATTTATCAAGCCATCATTAAGTCTAGAAGGGCTTATGATGGCTCATTTCATGTATTTAGCTCCTTTCTTCGAATTTTCTTTTGCAAGAATGGCTTAGTTTTTCTGTTTTTTTACATATATTTTCAAAGTTTGCAGGGGATTGAAGAGAATTGTCGAATTGTTACTTTAAACTAACATGAGCAAAAAGTGCGGGGAGCCTTTAAAATATGATTGCTGAGAAACTTCTATTACAAGTATTAATTATTTTAATGCCGATTCTTGTTATAAGTTTTCTAATAAACATTAAAAGTGAAAAACGACTGAAAGAAGTATTCACTCTTCTATTAGGGGTAGCTGCGGTATTTTGTATTGTATTTGCTTTTGAAGAAAGAGGATTGTATTGGGATCTGCGTAATGTCGTATTGTTATTGGCGTTTTTATATGTTGGACCAAAGGCTGGCTGGACGTTATGTGGGATAATCGTGACGTCAAGAATGTTTATTGATATAGAGCATTTAATGATTGGTACTTCCGTGACAGTTATAAAGGCAGTGATTTTTCATATTTTCTTTTACCAATTTAAATTGAAGGTTCAAAAATGGGATCGTGTATTATTTTCTATTAACTTAGCTTTATGGCCTTCCATTATTGTCATTTCTATTGTGGGGCTGTATGCCAATATGGTAGGAAGCCTTGAGGGTCAGTTTGTGCATTATATAACACATGCGATTGTATTTATTAGTACGATTGTAATCGCAACAGGTTTCTCGACACTCTTACTTGAACAGTGGATGGAAAGAATTAGGTTACAAGAGGAAATGAGAAGGGCTGTTAAGATGAATGCTATAAGTGAGTTAGCAGCTTCAATTGCACATGAAGTACGAAATCCATTGACGGTTGTTAAGGGCTTTTTGCAATTAATGGAAAAGGATGAGAAGGGAAAAAAGAAGGAATACTTTACTATTGCCTTGTCAGAAATGCAAAGGGCGGAAGAAATCATTGATGAATATTTGAATTTTGCTAAGCCCCAATTTACATCATTACAATTGTTAGAAGTTAATAAAGTGGCTCATGAGATTGTCACTCTTCTAACACCGTATTCATTAAAGGAAAATGTTAATTTATCAATTGAACAAGCAGATCATGCCTATGTCTATGCTGACCGTAATCAGTTTAAGCAAGTGCTAATTAACTTAATAAAAAATGCAGTAGAGGCAACTTCCAAAAATGGAAAAGTGACGGTTCACCTAAAGCAAGAAGATAAGGTGATGAATTTATGTATTAGAGACACAGGTAAAGGAATGTCGACGGATCAGTTAGCAAATGTAGGAACACTCTTTTACTCGACTAAGGAAAAAGGGACTGGGCTTGGTACAATGGTTTCATTGCGGATCATTGAAGAGATGGGAGGAACTTTGACGTTTGACAGCAAGGAAAATATAGGTACAGAAGTATCCATTTTGTTGCCACTTGCCGATAAAAATGCAAAAAAAATAAATGGGCTTCACGTAAGTTAACGTTCCCTACATATTCAACCATGTACTTAGAGAAAAAGGTTCAGATACGGTGAAAAGATTACAACTGAGGTTGTAGATTTAATAAGGCTTTCTGAATGGTCAATAATGGTCTATTCGAAAGGCCTTTTTTAGGTTTGTATACAAAAAGAAAGTTTTTCTCCATTTAAACCATAATTGAATACCTTGTCTCATATAGTTTATGGACAGGATATAAGGGAGAGAAACGATGAATATTTTTTTTAGAAGTGCATTATTATTAATCCTTGCTGCCTTTGTCGGTGAATGTATTGAATTTTTGATAAATATGGTCTTGGCAAAAGAGTTAGGTGAAGAAGGCCTCGGTCTTTACATGTCAATTTTACCTACTATTTTGTTTATCGTTGTAATAGCGAGTTTGGAACTTCCAATATCGATATCAAAATTTGTAGCAGAAAAAGAGCCGATCTTTCATCGAAGTATGCTAATACATGCTTTGCGCTTTGCGTCTATTTGTACGATTGTTTTTTCCTTATTGGCAATCTGGTTACTACCAAACATTCCCGTTTTTGATCGCTATCATCCACTTGTGCCATGGCTATTTATTTTGTTAATTCCTATTATCGCCTTTTCATCAGTGGCAAGAGGCTACTTTATGGGTGCACAAAAGATGGGGAAAATTGCTTTTGCTAATTTTTTAAGAAGAGCTGGTCAATTGCTACTTTTGATGCTTATTTTTATGTTTAGTTCATTTGAAGCGGAGTTAGCTTTATTAATTGCTTTATGCACTCTTATAGCTAGTGAGTTTTTAGTGCTTGGGTTCTTATTTGTTGCTTTTGTGATCCAAATGCGTGAATTGAAAAATAGACCTAGGGCAAACTTGGAAGGCAAAAAAGTCCGAAAAAGTTTATTGCAAGTATCGATTCCAACGACTGGACTGAGAATTTTCCATGCTGCCACTTTTGCGGTAAAACCATTTTTTATTAAAGAAACGCTTGTACGTGCAGGGATGATTGATACTGTAGCAATGGTCCAGTACGGAAAAATGGCTGGGGTTGCTTTTACAATTGGTTTTTTTCCCGCTTTCATTGCACATTCGTTATTAATTGTATTAATCCCTACAGTTTCTGAAGCGTATGCAAAAGGGGATCTCGAACGACTACAATCTTTATTAAGAAAGGTTATGCTGTTAACAGCGGGGTACGGTTTACCGGCTGTATGTATCTTTTATTTTTATGCAGATCCACTTACGGCACTCTTTTTTGATGATTCGCCAGCTGTACGTTATTTGCAGTTACTAGTTCCATACTTCTTGTTTCACTTTTTTGTCATTCCAATGCAAGCGTATTTAATTGGCTTAGGCTTAGTGAAAGATGCTTTTGTTCATGCGCTATACTCAACCATTTTTTCATTTGCAATGATGTTTATCCTTGGTTCAATGCCGTCGCTTCAAATGGATGGAATCATTTTAGGGATGAACATGAGTGCTGTCTTATTAACGTTCCTTCATTACGTAACGATATGTAAAAAAATCAAGGTGAATTTATTATTGCAAGAGATTAAATAAGACTGTTTTATGATTGGTTGTGATTAAGAAAAATATCTAAGTTAAAATGAAGGCTTTCTCAAAGTCTGAATTAAGGGCGTCTCAAAAGGTTAAAACCTGACCTTTTGAGACGCCCCTTTTGTGGATAATGAGTTTGCAAAAGGAGAAGATAGTAAAGAAAATTATATAGTTGACTAATTTGTATATACAAGTTAGAATGTAAACGTAATTAACTTGTATATACAAGAGGGTTTCGCTAATATATTTTCAGTTTGATGAAAACGCTCGCAGAGAGGGGAGTTACAAATGAGTGATTTAAAACAAGCCGCAAAAGAAGTTCTTGCTGCTATAGGCGGCAATGAGAATATTGCTTCTGCAACACATTGTGTTACGCGCTTACGCTTTGCTTTAGTAGATGAAGGAAAAGTCGATAAGGAAGCTTTAGAAAAAATTGATGTTGTTCGTGGGTCATTCTCAACAAATGGTCAATTCCAAGTAGTTATCGGACAAGGTACGGTGGACAAGGTTTATAAAGAACTTGTTGATTTGTCTGGGATTTCCGAGTCTTCTAAAGAGGAGACGAAGCGAGCGGCTGATAAAAACTTAAACCCGTTACAACGTGCAGTGAAGATGCTAGCTGATATTTTTATTCCTATTTTACCTGCAATCGTAACTGCCGGTTTATTAATGGGTATTAATAATATCCTTACAGCTCAAGGTATTTTCGGTGAACAAGCTGTAGTCGAAATGTTTCCTCAGTGGGCTGATATTGCAAACATTATTAATTTAATTGCTAATACAGCTTTCGTATTTTTACCTGGTCTAATTGGATGGTCTGCTGTTAAACGTTTTGGTGGAAGTGAACTTTTAGGTATTGTGTTAGGTCTCATGCTCGTACATCCAGATTTATTAAATGCTTGGGGATACGGAGCTGCTCAAGAAGCAGGTGAGATTCCATATTGGAACTTATTCGGCTTAGATGTTGCCATGGTTGGTTATCAAGGTCAAGTTTTACCGATTTTAGTTGCTTCTTTCGTATTAGCTAAAATAGAGCTTGCTCTTAGAAAGCGTGTACCCGATGGGTTCCAACTACTAGTCGTTGCGCCGGTTGCACTGTTAGTTACAGGGTTCATTGCTTTTGTAGCAATTGGTCCAATCACTTTTGCAATTGGTAATGGGATTACAAATCTATTTGTAGGGATTTTTAGTAACTTCGCCGCATTAGGTGGATTATTATATGGAGCCATCTATGCACCATTAGTTATTACGGGGATGCACCATACGTTTTTAGCTGTTGATTTACAGTTAATCGGAAGCATTGGTGGAACATTCTTATGGCCGATAGTTGCTCTTTCGAATATTGCACAAGGTTCAGCTGCACTTGCGATGTACTTCATTTTAAAAGATGAAAAAGTAAAGGGTCTATCTCTAACGTCGTCTATTTCTGCTTATCTTGGAATTACAGAACCAGCAATGTTTGGAGTGAATTTACGTTATCGTTTCCCATTTATATGTGCAATTATCGGGTCTGCAATAGCAGCGATTTGGATCACAGTAAATTCGGTCATCGCACCTTCTATTGGAGTAGGTGGACTACCAGGTATTTTCTCCATTGAGGCAAGTGGATGGTTTGCGTTCTTTATTGGGATGATTATAGCGGTAACTGTTCCATTTGTATTAACTTATTTATTTGCTAGAACACGTAAAACTTTATAAAAATCTGATAAGGGTGTAATTAGCTACTACAGTGACCAAATTAATGAAGGGGAACTGCAATGCTGGTTGCACCCTTGTGTTTTAAACAGAAAAAAAGTAAACTTGTATATACAAGTTAAAATGGGTGGTGAATGATATGGAACCTTGGTGGAAAAACAGCGTTGTTTATCAAATTTATCCAAGAAGTTTTATGGATAGTAATAACGACGGGATTGGTGATTTGCAAGGAGTCAAGTCAAAGCTAAACTATTTGAAACAGTTAGGGATTGATGTCATTTGGCTGTCACCAGTATATGATTCACCGAACGATGATAATGGATATGATATTAGAGATTATCAGCAGATTATGGATGAATTTGGGACAATGGATGATTGGGATCAGTTACTTAAAGAAGTTCATGATATGGGCATGAAGTTAATAATGGATTTAGTTGTTAATCATAGTTCGGATGAGCACGTTTGGTTTACACAGTCTAAGCAATCAAAAGATAACCATTACCGTGATTATTACATATGGAGAGACGGTAAAGGTCTTAAAGAACCGAATAATTGGAGATCTAACTTCGGTGGCTCAGCATGGAAGTTAGATGAACAAACAGATCAATACTATTTGCATCTTTTTTCAGAAAAACAACCTGATCTAAATTGGGAAAATCGAAATCTGCGTCATGATATTTATCAAATGATGCGTTGGTGGTTAAACAAAGGGATTGATGGGTTTCGTATGGATGTCATCAATTTCATTAGTAAGGTAGACGATTTGCCAGACGATGAACTTAAACCTGGTCAAACGTATGCTTCAGGCAGTAAATATTACCGAAATGGTCCAAAAATCCATGAATTTCTTCAAGAAATGAATAAAGAGGCGTTAGCAGGATTTGATGTAATGACAGTTGGAGAAATGCCTGGAGTTCAGCCGGAGCAAGCTCAATTATATACAGATCCAAGTCGAACGGAACTTAATATGGTATTCCAATTTGAACATATGGGCTTAGATCAAGGTCCGAATGGCAAATGGGAACTTTCACCATTAAAGTTACGGGATTTAAAGCGTAGTCTGTCTAAGTGGCAGTATGCGTTAGAAGAAAAGGGATGGAATAGTCTTTATTTTAACAATCATGATCAGCCTAGATCGGTTTCACGATTTGGAGATGATGGAGTATGCCGAATTAAATCGGCTAAGATGCTTGCAACTCTTCTTCACATGATGAAAGGTACGCCGTATGTGTATCAAGGAGAAGAGATCGGGATGACAAATGTTCCTTTTACGTCGATTAACCAATACC
Proteins encoded:
- a CDS encoding ATP-binding protein, which codes for MIAEKLLLQVLIILMPILVISFLINIKSEKRLKEVFTLLLGVAAVFCIVFAFEERGLYWDLRNVVLLLAFLYVGPKAGWTLCGIIVTSRMFIDIEHLMIGTSVTVIKAVIFHIFFYQFKLKVQKWDRVLFSINLALWPSIIVISIVGLYANMVGSLEGQFVHYITHAIVFISTIVIATGFSTLLLEQWMERIRLQEEMRRAVKMNAISELAASIAHEVRNPLTVVKGFLQLMEKDEKGKKKEYFTIALSEMQRAEEIIDEYLNFAKPQFTSLQLLEVNKVAHEIVTLLTPYSLKENVNLSIEQADHAYVYADRNQFKQVLINLIKNAVEATSKNGKVTVHLKQEDKVMNLCIRDTGKGMSTDQLANVGTLFYSTKEKGTGLGTMVSLRIIEEMGGTLTFDSKENIGTEVSILLPLADKNAKKINGLHVS
- a CDS encoding LysM peptidoglycan-binding domain-containing protein, which translates into the protein MKIYARTGDSLWYYSQIFSLPLQLVFDANNSVTPTKLQTGMIVEIPCYKLDHYQLKEGDTLWGISRSFQMPLDRLILVNQSVNPIKLSVGDCILIPTRLSELHSSNNPITK
- a CDS encoding glycoside hydrolase family 13 protein, which produces MEPWWKNSVVYQIYPRSFMDSNNDGIGDLQGVKSKLNYLKQLGIDVIWLSPVYDSPNDDNGYDIRDYQQIMDEFGTMDDWDQLLKEVHDMGMKLIMDLVVNHSSDEHVWFTQSKQSKDNHYRDYYIWRDGKGLKEPNNWRSNFGGSAWKLDEQTDQYYLHLFSEKQPDLNWENRNLRHDIYQMMRWWLNKGIDGFRMDVINFISKVDDLPDDELKPGQTYASGSKYYRNGPKIHEFLQEMNKEALAGFDVMTVGEMPGVQPEQAQLYTDPSRTELNMVFQFEHMGLDQGPNGKWELSPLKLRDLKRSLSKWQYALEEKGWNSLYFNNHDQPRSVSRFGDDGVCRIKSAKMLATLLHMMKGTPYVYQGEEIGMTNVPFTSINQYRDIETLNIYKELRADGKSEEDIFKSLHAKSRDNARTPMQWSDQEQAGFTNGVPWIDVNPNYKEINVQKAIADPHSIYHYYRKLIELRKSYDVIVNGTYELILEDDPNVFAYTRTLEDEQLIVLCNFYGKKTSVSLPEGVQLSEATLLVGNDEENEIGLENELVLSPYAARVYYKKEGVTNE
- a CDS encoding polysaccharide biosynthesis protein; protein product: MNIFFRSALLLILAAFVGECIEFLINMVLAKELGEEGLGLYMSILPTILFIVVIASLELPISISKFVAEKEPIFHRSMLIHALRFASICTIVFSLLAIWLLPNIPVFDRYHPLVPWLFILLIPIIAFSSVARGYFMGAQKMGKIAFANFLRRAGQLLLLMLIFMFSSFEAELALLIALCTLIASEFLVLGFLFVAFVIQMRELKNRPRANLEGKKVRKSLLQVSIPTTGLRIFHAATFAVKPFFIKETLVRAGMIDTVAMVQYGKMAGVAFTIGFFPAFIAHSLLIVLIPTVSEAYAKGDLERLQSLLRKVMLLTAGYGLPAVCIFYFYADPLTALFFDDSPAVRYLQLLVPYFLFHFFVIPMQAYLIGLGLVKDAFVHALYSTIFSFAMMFILGSMPSLQMDGIILGMNMSAVLLTFLHYVTICKKIKVNLLLQEIK
- the treP gene encoding PTS system trehalose-specific EIIBC component yields the protein MSDLKQAAKEVLAAIGGNENIASATHCVTRLRFALVDEGKVDKEALEKIDVVRGSFSTNGQFQVVIGQGTVDKVYKELVDLSGISESSKEETKRAADKNLNPLQRAVKMLADIFIPILPAIVTAGLLMGINNILTAQGIFGEQAVVEMFPQWADIANIINLIANTAFVFLPGLIGWSAVKRFGGSELLGIVLGLMLVHPDLLNAWGYGAAQEAGEIPYWNLFGLDVAMVGYQGQVLPILVASFVLAKIELALRKRVPDGFQLLVVAPVALLVTGFIAFVAIGPITFAIGNGITNLFVGIFSNFAALGGLLYGAIYAPLVITGMHHTFLAVDLQLIGSIGGTFLWPIVALSNIAQGSAALAMYFILKDEKVKGLSLTSSISAYLGITEPAMFGVNLRYRFPFICAIIGSAIAAIWITVNSVIAPSIGVGGLPGIFSIEASGWFAFFIGMIIAVTVPFVLTYLFARTRKTL